One genomic region from Sphingobacterium multivorum encodes:
- a CDS encoding rhomboid family intramembrane serine protease, translating to MLLYYLTEMPVASIIFFFTLTTSIYTFSHEQLYGKLMLHPYSIARNRKVYTILTSGFVHKDWGHLLFNMLTFYYFAFGLERILAEASPYGHILFAVIYIGSLILSDIPTIIQQKNSPGYYSLGASGAICAVLFSYILFDPKVTIGVMMIIPMPAYLFAFLFLGYCIWASKKGQDGINHDAHFFGALSGLILTIICFPWVIKHCLAQF from the coding sequence ATGCTATTGTATTATCTAACAGAAATGCCTGTTGCGAGTATTATTTTCTTTTTTACACTCACTACCAGTATCTATACATTTTCACATGAACAACTTTACGGCAAGCTGATGTTGCATCCGTATAGTATCGCGCGTAATCGAAAAGTATATACTATCCTTACCAGTGGTTTTGTCCATAAAGATTGGGGGCATTTACTGTTTAATATGCTTACCTTCTACTATTTTGCATTTGGTTTGGAGCGTATACTTGCAGAGGCGAGTCCATATGGTCATATTTTATTTGCGGTGATCTATATCGGTAGTTTAATCTTGAGCGATATACCGACGATCATCCAACAGAAGAATAGCCCCGGTTATTATAGTTTGGGCGCTTCTGGAGCGATCTGTGCGGTCTTGTTCAGTTATATTCTTTTCGACCCGAAAGTGACCATTGGTGTGATGATGATTATACCGATGCCGGCTTACCTGTTTGCATTCTTATTTTTGGGCTATTGCATATGGGCATCGAAAAAAGGACAAGATGGTATAAACCATGATGCCCATTTCTTTGGTGCATTGTCAGGTCTGATCTTGACGATTATCTGTTTCCCTTGGGTTATTAAGCATTGTTTGGCGCAGTTTTAG
- a CDS encoding LutC/YkgG family protein, whose amino-acid sequence MNVKNATAKEVMLKRVRQALLQKNDNPHPNFKETALYKEEDELVDIVFVRELTAAGGKFLYCDGEIGLIENLISLTEENNIKNIYAWEQGVQNLLSPYGFPFLKTERDFELANASITSCEALVARNGSIMVSNANASGRRLSIYPPIHIVIAKASQLVWDLKDALAYMQKRYGQEIPTMISTITGPSRTADIEKRLVLGAHGPKELYVLLLEDRF is encoded by the coding sequence ATGAACGTGAAGAACGCAACAGCGAAGGAGGTAATGTTAAAACGGGTACGTCAGGCATTACTACAGAAAAACGATAATCCTCATCCCAATTTCAAAGAAACAGCCCTTTATAAAGAAGAGGATGAGTTGGTGGATATTGTTTTTGTCCGCGAATTGACTGCTGCAGGAGGCAAGTTTCTCTATTGTGATGGCGAAATCGGTCTGATTGAAAATTTGATTTCATTGACTGAGGAGAATAATATTAAAAATATATACGCTTGGGAGCAAGGTGTTCAAAATCTACTCAGTCCATATGGTTTTCCTTTTTTAAAAACAGAGCGCGATTTTGAATTGGCAAACGCAAGCATCACATCCTGTGAAGCATTAGTTGCACGTAATGGCAGTATTATGGTGAGTAATGCAAATGCTTCAGGGCGCCGGTTGAGCATATATCCACCAATTCATATTGTTATTGCCAAAGCCTCGCAACTGGTGTGGGATCTAAAAGATGCTTTAGCCTATATGCAGAAGCGTTACGGTCAGGAAATTCCGACGATGATTTCGACAATTACGGGCCCTTCCAGAACGGCCGATATTGAGAAAAGATTGGTTTTGGGGGCACATGGACCAAAAGAACTTTATGTTTTACTTTTAGAGGATCGATTCTAG
- the ftsH gene encoding ATP-dependent zinc metalloprotease FtsH codes for MKKIPSSKVSPKPPKFNFVWLMIAMFLGFFALQYVFGESPAKEVSYSDFETRMLNTGAVERLVAYKKNDLVEVEVYLKKGWKDNPSFKDATKAADPLPSLSGQEDKGPQYIFKDASPDVLEKKLAASQAELTPGTPKVQLTYDDRSNPWASWFITFMLPLLVLAAIWIFLMRRMGGGAGGGGGAIFNIGKSKATLFDKESQINITFNDVAGLEEAKQEVMEIVDFLKNPRKYTNLGGKIPKGALLVGPPGTGKTLLAKAVAGEAQVPFFSLSGSDFVEMFVGVGASRVRDLFKQAKEKAPCIIFIDEIDAIGRARGKNSMMGGNDERENTLNQLLVEMDGFGTDSGVIILAATNRIDVLDTALLRPGRFDRQISIDKPDLIGREQIFKVHLKPLKLSAEVDAKKLSAQTPGFAGAEIANVCNEAALIAARKNKPEIDMQDFQDAVDRVIGGLEKKNKIISPEEKRIVAYHEAGHAIAGWFLEHADPLVKVSIVPRGVAALGYAQYLPREQFLYTTEQLIDSLCMTMGGRVAEDITFGRISTGAQNDLERITQLSYAMIAIYGMNDKVGNVSFRDSSEASFQKPYSDKTAELIDAEVRNLINDVYARTKQLLLDKREGLIKIAEKLLEKEILFQSDLEEILGKRPFETKTTYEEFVNGADGGGVPQTDLPLDVRPDEARSSEGQGSETPSNNLN; via the coding sequence ATGAAAAAAATCCCGAGTAGTAAGGTAAGCCCGAAACCGCCAAAATTCAATTTTGTGTGGCTTATGATTGCCATGTTTTTAGGTTTTTTTGCCTTACAGTACGTTTTTGGAGAAAGCCCAGCTAAGGAAGTTAGCTATAGTGATTTTGAGACACGTATGTTGAATACAGGCGCTGTAGAGCGTCTTGTCGCCTATAAAAAGAATGATCTTGTCGAAGTGGAGGTCTATTTAAAAAAGGGCTGGAAAGATAACCCAAGTTTTAAAGACGCTACAAAAGCTGCTGATCCGCTTCCAAGTCTATCAGGACAGGAAGACAAGGGGCCACAATATATTTTTAAGGATGCTTCGCCTGATGTTTTAGAAAAGAAATTAGCTGCTTCACAAGCGGAATTAACGCCAGGTACACCAAAAGTCCAATTGACTTATGATGATCGTTCTAACCCTTGGGCAAGCTGGTTTATCACGTTTATGTTGCCCTTGTTGGTATTGGCTGCCATCTGGATCTTCTTGATGCGTCGTATGGGCGGTGGTGCTGGCGGCGGTGGCGGTGCGATCTTTAATATAGGTAAATCTAAGGCGACGTTGTTTGATAAAGAATCGCAGATCAATATCACATTTAATGATGTTGCTGGTCTTGAAGAGGCGAAACAAGAAGTTATGGAGATTGTGGATTTCTTAAAAAATCCACGTAAATACACCAATCTAGGGGGTAAAATTCCGAAAGGCGCTTTGCTTGTAGGGCCTCCGGGAACGGGTAAGACGTTATTGGCTAAAGCTGTAGCCGGAGAGGCTCAAGTGCCATTTTTCTCATTATCCGGATCTGACTTTGTCGAAATGTTTGTGGGTGTAGGTGCATCGCGTGTTCGCGATTTGTTTAAGCAAGCGAAAGAGAAAGCGCCATGTATCATTTTTATCGATGAGATTGATGCTATAGGTCGTGCTCGTGGTAAAAACTCGATGATGGGCGGTAATGACGAGCGTGAAAATACATTGAACCAATTGTTGGTGGAGATGGATGGTTTCGGTACGGATTCGGGGGTTATTATTTTAGCGGCTACTAACCGTATCGATGTACTGGATACAGCATTGTTGCGTCCCGGACGTTTTGACCGTCAAATTTCTATTGATAAACCGGATTTGATTGGCCGTGAGCAAATTTTCAAAGTGCATCTAAAGCCGTTGAAATTATCGGCTGAGGTCGACGCAAAAAAATTATCGGCGCAGACACCTGGTTTTGCGGGAGCTGAAATTGCCAACGTGTGTAACGAAGCAGCCCTTATTGCTGCCCGTAAAAATAAACCAGAGATTGATATGCAGGATTTTCAGGATGCCGTTGATCGTGTGATCGGTGGTCTTGAAAAGAAAAACAAAATCATCTCTCCGGAAGAGAAACGTATTGTAGCTTATCATGAGGCTGGGCACGCTATTGCGGGCTGGTTTTTAGAGCACGCCGATCCTTTGGTGAAAGTATCTATCGTGCCACGTGGGGTCGCTGCTTTGGGTTATGCACAGTATCTTCCCCGTGAACAGTTCTTATATACGACAGAACAACTTATAGACAGTTTATGTATGACTATGGGAGGTCGTGTTGCTGAAGATATTACGTTTGGAAGAATTTCAACAGGTGCTCAAAATGACTTAGAGCGTATCACGCAACTTTCGTATGCGATGATTGCAATCTACGGTATGAATGATAAAGTTGGAAATGTCTCTTTCAGAGACAGCTCCGAAGCCTCTTTCCAAAAACCATATTCTGACAAAACGGCAGAGCTGATTGATGCTGAAGTTCGTAACTTGATCAACGATGTTTATGCACGTACCAAACAGTTATTGCTGGATAAACGTGAAGGTTTGATTAAAATAGCAGAAAAGCTATTGGAAAAAGAAATTCTTTTTCAGTCGGACTTGGAAGAGATCTTAGGTAAACGCCCATTTGAAACGAAGACTACTTATGAGGAGTTTGTGAATGGTGCTGATGGTGGTGGAGTTCCACAGACAGATCTACCGTTGGATGTTCGCCCGGACGAAGCGCGATCTAGTGAAGGACAAGGTTCAGAAACACCGTCAAATAATTTGAATTAA
- the rsfS gene encoding ribosome silencing factor, translating into MSKNKSSELSQRLSEIIVYGMQEKKANEIVRLDLRDLHSSVSDYFVICHADSNIQVNAIAKSVEEEVYKAFGQEPQYKEGQSNGEWLILDFVDVVVHIFKTEKRAHYGIEDLWGDAEVQHFQSA; encoded by the coding sequence ATGAGTAAAAATAAAAGTTCAGAATTGTCCCAACGTCTATCAGAAATTATCGTTTATGGTATGCAAGAAAAGAAAGCAAACGAGATCGTTCGCTTGGATTTAAGAGATCTTCACAGTTCTGTTTCCGATTATTTTGTGATTTGTCATGCCGATTCTAACATTCAGGTGAATGCGATAGCAAAGAGTGTCGAAGAAGAAGTCTATAAGGCATTTGGTCAAGAACCCCAATATAAAGAAGGACAATCCAATGGAGAATGGTTGATTTTGGATTTTGTGGATGTGGTTGTACATATCTTTAAGACCGAAAAAAGAGCGCATTATGGTATCGAGGATTTATGGGGAGATGCAGAAGTACAGCATTTCCAAAGCGCTTAA
- a CDS encoding biotin--[acetyl-CoA-carboxylase] ligase, which produces MQNNNISGLIIGQNTIYLDKVASTNDYLRELLSNFKPLAEGTAILAEEQFQGKGQRGSSWVSEPGKNLTTSILLKPHFLPIAEQFALSATIAIATVNWLKSKTEQPVAVKWPNDIYVNSKKITGILIENKLKGSKIEHAIIGIGVNINQINFDTATTITSLACLTDRQDYNIKELAQELFQVVQQEYLTLYKEGPQHQLSRYNALLFWKGEERPFLVDGIKKTGIIQQVSNDGKLLVLLEDTLREFDIKEITHLIT; this is translated from the coding sequence TTGCAAAATAACAATATTTCGGGACTTATCATCGGTCAAAATACAATATATCTTGACAAAGTCGCCTCTACAAACGATTATCTCAGAGAATTATTGTCAAATTTCAAGCCACTAGCTGAGGGGACTGCCATTTTAGCAGAAGAACAATTTCAGGGGAAGGGGCAGCGCGGAAGCTCCTGGGTCAGTGAACCAGGGAAAAACCTAACGACATCCATCCTCTTAAAGCCTCATTTCCTGCCGATAGCGGAACAATTTGCGCTTTCCGCCACAATCGCCATTGCAACCGTCAATTGGCTGAAAAGCAAAACCGAGCAGCCTGTAGCCGTGAAATGGCCCAATGATATTTACGTCAATTCAAAGAAAATAACAGGCATTTTAATAGAAAATAAATTAAAAGGCAGTAAAATAGAGCACGCTATTATCGGCATTGGTGTAAATATTAATCAAATTAATTTTGACACAGCAACAACAATAACTTCGCTCGCCTGCCTGACCGATCGACAGGATTACAACATCAAGGAACTGGCACAGGAGTTATTCCAAGTGGTCCAACAGGAGTACCTGACCCTATATAAGGAGGGCCCTCAACATCAGTTAAGCCGCTACAACGCATTATTATTTTGGAAAGGTGAGGAAAGACCATTTCTGGTCGACGGCATCAAAAAAACTGGCATTATTCAACAAGTGTCTAATGACGGGAAGCTACTGGTTCTTTTAGAAGACACCCTGCGCGAATTTGATATCAAAGAAATTACACATCTTATTACCTAA
- a CDS encoding protein-disulfide reductase DsbD domain-containing protein: MKKLILLMTVVIFAVTGAFAQIHKPVKWTVASKKLNNKEAVVYVKATIQNGWHIYSQNVKDGGPIPTSFNFAKAADYALVGKTAEPKPKVKHEDVFKMDVGYFTNEVIFQQKVTLNKGTATVKGTVEWQACDASQCLPPDEYAFAVTIK; encoded by the coding sequence ATGAAAAAGTTAATACTGTTAATGACTGTGGTAATTTTTGCAGTTACGGGAGCATTCGCTCAGATTCACAAACCTGTAAAATGGACTGTGGCGAGCAAAAAGTTAAATAACAAAGAAGCTGTAGTTTATGTAAAAGCTACAATTCAAAATGGATGGCACATTTATTCACAAAACGTGAAAGATGGGGGCCCGATTCCAACTTCTTTCAACTTTGCTAAAGCAGCAGATTACGCATTGGTTGGTAAAACTGCAGAACCGAAACCAAAAGTAAAACACGAGGATGTATTTAAGATGGATGTTGGTTATTTTACAAACGAGGTAATTTTCCAACAGAAAGTAACTTTAAACAAAGGAACTGCCACCGTTAAAGGCACTGTTGAATGGCAAGCATGTGATGCATCACAATGTCTTCCTCCAGATGAATATGCTTTTGCTGTGACAATCAAATAG
- a CDS encoding protein-disulfide reductase DsbD family protein, whose product MLKNTFILLLIAFFSLSLTTATFASAQDSLTSTEGLQFESSPDTATAVEAVPEDLNFTASPDTMVSQDSSKIAPAKANAPSGQESSKKSLWSIFIAGLVGGFAALLMPCIFPMLPLTVSYFTKQAGSRASGISKALLYGLFIIVIYVALGMIITISFGSDALNALSTNGIFNFLFFLLLVVFAASFFGAFEITLPSSFVNKMDAKSDKGGLVGLFFMAFSLSLVSFSCTGPIIGTLLVEAASKGERLGPAIGMLGFSIALAIPFGLFAMFPSMLKSLPKSGGWLNSVKVVLGFLELALALKFLSNVDLAYHWNWLDREVFLSLWIAIFSMMGLYLIGKIKFSHDSELKFLSVPRTILAIIVFSFVVYMVPGLWGAPLKSISAFLPPSATQDFDLSAGIAAAPAHTDGKVKKYAEIFHERGTPKGFDPYYDYDEALAASKEQNKPVLIDFTGWNCVNCRKMEANVWTDPAVAKLLKEEFIMAELFVDDKTELPANEQFVSKYSGKKIKTIGNKNSDFQASAFDSNSQPLYVIVDASGTVLVPKTGANYNIAEYTAFLQSGIDAFKAKK is encoded by the coding sequence ATGTTAAAAAACACATTCATTCTACTTTTAATTGCTTTTTTCAGTCTTTCTTTAACGACAGCAACTTTTGCCTCCGCACAAGATAGCTTAACAAGTACAGAAGGACTTCAATTTGAATCATCACCGGATACAGCTACTGCTGTTGAAGCGGTACCTGAAGATCTAAATTTTACAGCTTCACCTGACACAATGGTTAGTCAAGACAGCAGCAAAATAGCTCCTGCTAAGGCAAACGCACCCTCCGGGCAAGAATCAAGTAAAAAATCACTTTGGAGTATCTTTATCGCAGGACTCGTTGGTGGCTTCGCAGCGCTACTCATGCCTTGTATATTTCCAATGCTCCCACTTACCGTAAGTTATTTTACAAAACAGGCTGGAAGCCGCGCAAGCGGTATCAGCAAGGCACTCCTCTACGGTCTCTTTATTATTGTGATCTATGTCGCTTTAGGAATGATTATTACCATTTCCTTTGGTTCGGATGCGTTGAATGCTTTATCGACAAATGGGATATTTAATTTCCTATTCTTCCTGTTATTGGTTGTTTTTGCCGCGTCCTTTTTTGGTGCTTTTGAAATCACCTTACCGAGTTCCTTCGTCAATAAAATGGATGCCAAATCCGACAAAGGCGGCCTAGTAGGACTTTTCTTTATGGCATTCAGCCTTTCACTGGTCTCCTTCTCCTGTACTGGCCCCATTATTGGCACCTTATTGGTCGAAGCGGCCTCAAAAGGAGAACGCCTAGGTCCCGCAATTGGTATGCTCGGTTTTTCTATAGCACTTGCAATTCCTTTTGGCTTATTTGCAATGTTCCCTTCGATGTTAAAATCCCTGCCAAAATCTGGTGGCTGGTTAAATTCGGTGAAGGTTGTACTCGGCTTCTTAGAGCTCGCACTGGCGCTGAAATTCTTATCAAATGTAGATTTGGCCTACCATTGGAATTGGCTGGATCGGGAGGTGTTCTTATCGCTATGGATTGCCATCTTTAGTATGATGGGCTTATACCTTATTGGAAAGATTAAATTTTCACATGACAGTGAATTAAAATTCCTCTCCGTACCCAGAACTATCCTCGCTATCATTGTATTCTCCTTCGTTGTCTATATGGTACCGGGACTATGGGGAGCTCCCCTAAAATCTATTTCAGCGTTCTTGCCGCCTTCGGCAACACAGGACTTTGACCTGTCGGCAGGAATAGCAGCCGCTCCCGCACACACTGACGGTAAAGTCAAAAAATACGCGGAGATTTTTCACGAACGCGGTACACCAAAAGGATTTGATCCTTATTACGATTATGATGAGGCGCTTGCGGCTTCAAAAGAACAGAATAAACCTGTATTGATAGATTTTACAGGCTGGAATTGTGTCAATTGCCGAAAAATGGAAGCAAATGTCTGGACTGATCCCGCCGTTGCCAAGCTATTGAAGGAAGAATTTATAATGGCCGAATTGTTTGTCGACGATAAAACAGAATTACCTGCAAACGAACAATTCGTATCAAAATACAGTGGCAAAAAAATCAAAACGATAGGAAATAAAAATAGCGATTTCCAAGCCTCAGCTTTCGACAGCAATTCGCAACCACTCTATGTTATCGTCGATGCATCCGGCACCGTATTGGTTCCAAAAACCGGTGCAAACTATAATATTGCGGAGTACACGGCGTTTTTACAGAGCGGAATTGACGCCTTTAAGGCAAAAAAATAG
- the pfkA gene encoding 6-phosphofructokinase, whose protein sequence is MSNIKKIAVLTSGGDAPGMNAGIRAVVRAGIYNNLEVFGVRRGYDGLVNGEIIPMDAKSVANIIQRGGTILKTARSEAFKTIEGRKQAYENLRSHGIDAMVVIGGDGTFTGASKFIEEFDFPIIGLPGTIDNDLAGTDFTIGYDTAINTVIQAVDKIRDTAESHDRLFVIEVMGRDSGLIAVRSGISTGAEAVLVPEFEVDYDAIMKRLDKSRKNKSSRIIIVAEGDKEGGMVVSEKIKENFPHYDVRLSILGHIQRGGSPTCMDRVLASRLGVAAVEALLQGRRGEMAGLICSEVRFTPFKSAIKHNVKMNEDLLRIIEILSL, encoded by the coding sequence ATGAGTAACATTAAAAAAATTGCTGTTTTGACATCTGGAGGAGATGCTCCAGGAATGAATGCTGGTATCCGCGCTGTTGTTAGAGCGGGGATCTACAATAATCTTGAAGTATTTGGGGTACGCAGAGGTTATGATGGTCTAGTTAATGGTGAGATTATCCCTATGGATGCTAAATCTGTAGCCAATATCATACAACGTGGTGGTACTATCCTAAAAACAGCCCGCAGCGAGGCTTTCAAAACAATTGAAGGACGTAAGCAGGCTTATGAAAATTTACGCAGCCACGGTATTGATGCCATGGTTGTTATCGGTGGCGATGGTACATTTACCGGCGCATCCAAATTTATCGAAGAATTCGATTTTCCTATCATCGGTCTCCCGGGCACAATCGATAACGATTTGGCCGGCACAGACTTCACTATTGGCTATGATACGGCCATTAATACTGTTATCCAAGCCGTAGACAAAATTCGCGACACCGCTGAGTCTCACGATAGACTTTTTGTGATCGAAGTGATGGGCCGCGACTCTGGTCTTATCGCCGTCCGTTCTGGTATCAGTACTGGTGCTGAAGCAGTCCTGGTTCCTGAGTTCGAGGTAGACTATGATGCGATCATGAAAAGACTTGACAAAAGCCGTAAAAATAAATCATCCCGCATTATTATTGTTGCTGAAGGCGACAAAGAAGGCGGTATGGTGGTATCGGAAAAAATCAAGGAAAATTTCCCGCATTACGACGTTAGATTATCTATTTTAGGACATATTCAGCGCGGCGGAAGCCCTACTTGCATGGACCGCGTATTGGCCAGCAGGCTTGGAGTTGCAGCGGTAGAGGCTTTACTACAAGGCCGCAGAGGTGAAATGGCCGGACTGATTTGCAGTGAAGTAAGATTCACTCCCTTTAAGAGCGCTATTAAGCATAACGTAAAAATGAATGAAGATCTGCTGCGTATCATTGAGATACTTTCGTTGTAA
- a CDS encoding TlpA disulfide reductase family protein — MKKGILMGLSFLPALLMAQESYTVTGKVNTTSDKAKVFMQYAANGTRQTDSATVVKGEFKFNGQVATPTKGMMIYSPEGLTFAELRNSQKQPETAQLYLSKGVIKVDATKGFKNATVSGTALNDDLTQYKAFVKPHTDAFEALNQQYYAASETQKQDPKFIEGLQKQAGEISEKMEKADAEFINKNPKSWYTLDLLSENISGENVNEYVTSFEKLSPELKNSEKGKELAERIQKLKAVAVGSVAPDFTLPDTTGKNISLSSLRGKYVLLDFWASWCGPCRHENPNVVAAFNKFKDKGFTVFGVSLDNPGKKDAWVKAIHDDNLQQWPHVSDLQGWKSAPVKLYEVRGIPQNFLIDPSGKIVASNLRGEALEAKLAELLK, encoded by the coding sequence ATGAAAAAGGGAATATTAATGGGTTTAAGCTTTTTACCGGCCTTGTTAATGGCACAAGAAAGCTACACGGTTACAGGAAAAGTAAACACGACGTCAGACAAAGCGAAAGTGTTTATGCAGTATGCTGCGAATGGCACTCGTCAGACTGATTCAGCAACGGTCGTAAAAGGCGAATTTAAGTTCAACGGACAGGTAGCTACACCAACAAAAGGTATGATGATCTATTCGCCGGAGGGCTTAACTTTTGCAGAACTTAGAAATAGTCAAAAGCAACCTGAAACAGCACAGTTATATCTTTCTAAAGGCGTTATCAAAGTCGATGCAACCAAAGGGTTTAAAAATGCAACGGTCTCAGGTACGGCGCTTAATGACGATCTGACACAGTACAAGGCTTTTGTGAAACCGCATACAGATGCGTTCGAGGCATTGAACCAACAATATTATGCGGCTTCGGAGACGCAAAAACAGGATCCTAAATTCATCGAAGGATTACAAAAACAAGCTGGTGAGATTTCCGAAAAAATGGAAAAAGCAGATGCTGAATTTATTAACAAAAACCCAAAAAGCTGGTATACGTTGGATTTGTTGTCTGAGAATATCAGCGGTGAGAACGTCAATGAATATGTGACTTCTTTTGAGAAATTGTCTCCTGAATTGAAAAATTCTGAAAAAGGGAAGGAATTGGCTGAGCGTATCCAAAAGTTGAAAGCAGTAGCTGTTGGTTCGGTAGCACCTGACTTCACATTGCCAGACACAACAGGCAAGAATATTTCCTTATCTTCTTTAAGAGGAAAATATGTCTTGTTGGATTTTTGGGCAAGCTGGTGTGGTCCTTGTCGTCATGAGAACCCGAATGTCGTTGCGGCTTTCAATAAATTCAAAGATAAAGGGTTTACCGTGTTTGGTGTTTCTTTAGACAATCCCGGTAAAAAAGATGCTTGGGTGAAAGCTATCCATGATGATAATTTACAACAATGGCCACACGTTTCGGACCTACAGGGCTGGAAATCCGCTCCGGTAAAATTGTACGAAGTACGTGGTATTCCGCAAAACTTCTTAATTGATCCTTCTGGTAAAATTGTCGCATCAAATTTAAGAGGTGAGGCTTTGGAAGCGAAGTTAGCTGAATTGCTAAAGTAA
- a CDS encoding TPM domain-containing protein produces MAMLLCLLSVATVLGQDFPETSNRLVNDYTNTLTASQKQLLEQKLLAFEDSASTQIAVVMMNSTGGYDISDYAVRLAKKWGIGNKKYNNGILLLVALGDRAVTIQTGYGIEGAVPDAIAYRIIENDIKPAFRQGDYYKGVDDATSSLISYTKGEYKADPKQPKGKGSGSVMFVVIIVIVLVVLFSNRGGRGGGGGGRVMNGRGASDIFWWTLLNGLGGGGGRGGGGGFGGGSGGGFGGFGGGDFGGGGASGRW; encoded by the coding sequence ATGGCTATGTTGCTTTGTTTGCTGTCGGTAGCCACAGTATTGGGACAAGATTTCCCAGAAACATCAAATAGGCTTGTCAATGATTATACAAACACATTGACCGCAAGTCAGAAGCAATTATTGGAGCAGAAGCTATTGGCATTTGAGGATTCCGCATCTACGCAGATTGCAGTGGTTATGATGAATTCTACCGGTGGCTATGATATTTCTGATTATGCGGTTCGTTTAGCGAAAAAATGGGGTATTGGGAATAAAAAGTATAATAACGGTATTCTTTTGTTGGTCGCTCTGGGAGATCGGGCGGTGACCATTCAAACAGGTTATGGTATAGAGGGCGCTGTCCCGGATGCCATTGCATATCGTATTATTGAAAATGATATCAAGCCGGCTTTTCGTCAGGGCGATTACTACAAAGGAGTGGACGATGCGACCAGTTCGTTAATTTCCTACACAAAGGGTGAGTACAAAGCTGATCCAAAACAACCGAAAGGAAAGGGATCAGGTTCGGTGATGTTTGTTGTTATTATTGTGATAGTCTTGGTTGTTCTTTTCTCCAATCGCGGTGGACGAGGTGGTGGCGGTGGTGGCCGTGTGATGAATGGACGCGGCGCTTCTGATATCTTTTGGTGGACATTGCTGAATGGTCTTGGCGGCGGTGGCGGCCGAGGTGGCGGCGGTGGCTTCGGCGGAGGCTCTGGTGGCGGCTTTGGCGGTTTCGGTGGCGGTGATTTTGGTGGTGGCGGTGCTTCCGGACGTTGGTAA
- a CDS encoding TPM domain-containing protein yields MALNSEEQEKIVHAINVAENETSGEIRVVVENHCPDEVHDRATYYFSKLGMHKTALKNGVLIYIALEDHKFSIIGDKGIHQRVEGDFWNSTKDLMVAEFRVDRIVEGLVKGIEHAGKQLAKFFPREHDDINELPNDIVFGDR; encoded by the coding sequence ATGGCATTAAATTCTGAAGAACAAGAGAAGATCGTTCACGCTATTAATGTGGCTGAAAATGAGACTTCTGGTGAGATTCGTGTGGTGGTCGAAAATCATTGCCCCGACGAGGTACATGATCGTGCAACCTATTATTTTTCCAAATTGGGTATGCATAAGACCGCATTGAAAAATGGTGTTCTTATCTATATCGCGCTTGAAGACCATAAATTTTCCATTATTGGCGATAAGGGAATTCACCAACGTGTAGAAGGTGATTTTTGGAACAGTACCAAAGATCTTATGGTGGCGGAGTTTCGGGTAGATCGTATTGTTGAGGGCTTGGTCAAAGGGATCGAACATGCGGGTAAACAATTGGCAAAATTCTTCCCGCGTGAACACGATGACATCAATGAGCTTCCAAATGATATTGTTTTTGGAGACCGTTAG
- a CDS encoding LemA family protein: protein MKRFLVALCGLFALVSLNSCGYNTMVSQDENVKGKWAQVENAYQRRADLVPNLVNTVKGAAKHEESTLTAVVEARAKATSVTINADDLSEENIAKFQKVQDEFSGSLSRLLASVEAYPDLKANQNFLELQAQLEGTENRISTERRSYNEAVQQYNTTVRSFPNNLMAGMFGFKAKGTFTAAPGSDKAPTVSF from the coding sequence ATTAAAAGATTTTTGGTCGCCCTATGTGGTTTATTTGCATTAGTATCATTAAACTCCTGTGGGTACAATACGATGGTCTCACAAGATGAGAATGTTAAAGGAAAATGGGCACAAGTTGAAAATGCGTATCAACGTCGTGCGGATCTAGTTCCAAATTTGGTTAATACAGTAAAAGGAGCGGCAAAACACGAAGAAAGTACATTGACAGCTGTTGTAGAGGCAAGAGCTAAAGCAACTTCGGTGACGATTAATGCCGATGATTTGTCTGAGGAGAATATTGCCAAGTTTCAAAAAGTTCAAGATGAATTCAGCGGTTCGTTGAGTCGTCTTTTGGCGTCTGTTGAAGCTTATCCTGATTTGAAAGCCAATCAGAACTTTTTGGAATTACAAGCACAGCTGGAAGGTACTGAAAATCGTATTTCAACAGAACGTAGATCTTACAACGAAGCGGTACAGCAATATAATACCACCGTACGTAGCTTCCCGAATAATTTAATGGCGGGTATGTTCGGATTTAAGGCAAAAGGTACATTTACTGCGGCCCCGGGTTCGGATAAAGCGCCAACGGTATCATTCTAA